The following nucleotide sequence is from Roseivirga sp. BDSF3-8.
ATCGACACTAAGGATAAGAAATAATGGAAGAGATAAGCCTGAAAGAGGCGCAGGAAAGGGTGGATGAGTGGATCCGTACTACGGGTGTGCGCTACTTTAATGAGCTCACCAATATGACTATACTTACGGAAGAGGTGGGCGAACTTGCCCGGCTGATGGCGCGTACCTATGGTGAGCAGAGCTTTAAGGAGTCGGACAAAGACCGTGACCTGGGCAATGAGATGGCGGATGTGCTGTGGGTACTGATCTGCCTGGCCAACCAAACGGGGGTAGACCTCACGGAAGCTTTTCAAAAGAACATGGCCAAAAAGACCTCACGGGATAAGGACCGGCATAAGAACAATGAGAAGCTGAGGGGAAATGATTGAGTAACAGAGTTGTTGAATTACAGAATAATTGATTAATAGAGTTATTGATTTACAGGATAATAGAGTTTTGGTTTTCCTGTAAACGTGATATTCTGCACAACATCTTAGCATAGATGTCAGACAGGTGTCTTGTTCCGTCTCACTCAAAGTTTCTAAGTACCTCTAACCCCCGGAGGGGTGACCTGTCTGTAGAAAATCCATTGTAGTATAATTTTAATTTCCAAGCTCCATACAAATGCCCTATCAGCCTTGTGGATAGTACACCTTAGGTTGTGGCCTCTGCCGGGTCAGTTTTTTTCTTTTTTTAACAACCGGGCGGTACCAATAAGGCCAAATAGCGGGCCGGGTACGAGTACGAGAAAGGCGTACTCTACGGGGAGAACTTTAAAAGCTTTGCCAAGTAGCAGAATGGATGGTATAGTGATGGCAAAGCCGATGCTGTTGACAATGGTGAGGGCGGTGCCTTTGGAAGCTTCCGGCGCTGTAGTAGCCACCAGGGTGGAAAACTGTGGTGAGTCCGGGGATACGGTCATTCCCCATATGATAAGGAGGGACCCGAAAAACGGAGGAGGCAATAGGTAAAACAGGGGGGACAGCAGGCAGCAAAGGCCGGAAAGGGATAATGCCATGAATGCCACACGGCCACTGCCAAAGCGGGACGATAGGATGCCCCCGAGCGCACAGGTGACGCCACCTATGGCGATAACGGCAAAGGTGAAAAGCGGTATGTTCCACTCCTGACCGGGATGCATGGCCTCATAGGCGGCTACGGCTACGGGGACAAAAGCCCAGAAAGCATACAGTTCCCACATGTGGCCAAAATATCCAAATGCTGCTGCACGAAAATCTTTTTTGGCAAATACCCTGAAAAAAGCGGTAAAGTCCGGCCTGGCTACGGGCTTGCGAAAGGGGCCGTCCGGTACCAGTAGCCCTACCACGAGGCCGCCTGCCAGTGCCATGGCAGTGGTGGTATAAAAGACGGTACGCCAGGGCACATCCTGCAGGAAGCCGCGCACGAAATGCGGAAAGGCCGTACCCATGACGAGTGCACCCACGAGGAAGCCCAGGGCGAGCCCAAGCCCGCGCTTGTGGTGGTCAGAGGCGATTTTCATGCCTACGGGGTAAATGCCTGCAAGAAAAAAGCCGGTGAGAAAGCGGAGCAAGAGAAGCGGAATGAGGCCTCCGCTGAGAAAAACGACGCCCAAATTAGCGGCAGCCCCCAGTATGGCGGATATGAGAAACACCCGGGAAGGTGAGAAACGATCGGCTATGCCAAGCATAGCAAAAACGAGGGTGCCGGTAATAAAGCCAAACTGTACGGAGGAAGTTACCTGCCCTACTGCCTCAGGCCCAAGTTTTAGATAGGCCTGCAACTCAGGCACTACGGCATTGCCTGCAAACCAGAGGGAGGTGCAGGCAAACTGTGCTAATACGATGAGCGCAACGAGCAGGGGGGAGGCTGATTCTCTTTCTTTCACGATATGCTATTTGGCCGCCCTAATATAAAAGGATTTTACGCGCGAGCTTAGGCCTCTTCTGGTTCGCTGCCGGGTTTCACATTCACAAAATGATCCGGAGCGATAGGGGTGCCGTAGTCATCCAGGCTGCTTATGATAGGCAGTTTCTTAAACTTTCGTTTTACTTCGGCAT
It contains:
- a CDS encoding nucleotide pyrophosphohydrolase; protein product: MSLKEAQERVDEWIRTTGVRYFNELTNMTILTEEVGELARLMARTYGEQSFKESDKDRDLGNEMADVLWVLICLANQTGVDLTEAFQKNMAKKTSRDKDRHKNNEKLRGND
- a CDS encoding nitrate/nitrite transporter codes for the protein MKERESASPLLVALIVLAQFACTSLWFAGNAVVPELQAYLKLGPEAVGQVTSSVQFGFITGTLVFAMLGIADRFSPSRVFLISAILGAAANLGVVFLSGGLIPLLLLRFLTGFFLAGIYPVGMKIASDHHKRGLGLALGFLVGALVMGTAFPHFVRGFLQDVPWRTVFYTTTAMALAGGLVVGLLVPDGPFRKPVARPDFTAFFRVFAKKDFRAAAFGYFGHMWELYAFWAFVPVAVAAYEAMHPGQEWNIPLFTFAVIAIGGVTCALGGILSSRFGSGRVAFMALSLSGLCCLLSPLFYLLPPPFFGSLLIIWGMTVSPDSPQFSTLVATTAPEASKGTALTIVNSIGFAITIPSILLLGKAFKVLPVEYAFLVLVPGPLFGLIGTARLLKKEKN